One window from the genome of Pelobates fuscus isolate aPelFus1 chromosome 13, aPelFus1.pri, whole genome shotgun sequence encodes:
- the LOC134582727 gene encoding olfactory receptor 12D1-like: MGKLNWTTVDCFILLGITDAPQLQTLLFITFLIFYIFSFVGNLSIVTVVITDRSLHIPMYFFLGNLSFLDFFYSSTTVPKMLAGLLMDDKVISFQGCMAQLHIFHFLGSTEATLLTAMSYDRYLAICIPLRYHALMARTACIQLATVCWLIGYIYSLTHTILTSMLPFCKMNKVTHFYCDIKPLLKLACTDTSLNESLVSILTGFVALCTFVLIIISYVFIGSHILKLSSSQSRQKAISTCSSHLTVVFLYFGTAFCTYLRPATQDSLEQDRMTAVLFTVITPALNPLIYAMRNKDVKVALRKLNFKDFF, from the coding sequence ATGGGTAAGTTGAATTGGACCACAGTAGATTGCTTTATCCTTTTGGGGATAACCGATGCTCCTCAGCTACAGACTCTCCTTTTTATCACATTCCTCATCTTCTATATTTTTAGTTTTGTGGGGAACCTCAGCATTGTTACAGTGGTGATTACAGATCGGAGTCTTCATATACCTATGTACTTCTTTTTGGGCAACCTCTCCTTTTTGGACTTCTTCTATTCATCAACCACTGTTCCAAAGATGCTGGCCGGCTTATTGATGGACGACAAGGTGATTTCCTTTCAAGGCTGTATGGCCCAGCTTCACATCTTTCACTTTTTGGGAAGCACCGAAGCCACGCTCCTCACAGCCATGTCCTATGATCGATACCTAGCTATTTGTATCCCACTACGATACCATGCCCTTATGGCAAGAACTGCTTGCATCCAACTGGCTACGGTTTGCTGGCTCATTGGTTATATATATTCTTTGACTCACACAATTTTAACCTCCATGTTACCATTTTGTAAGATGAATAAGGTCACTCATTTCTATTGTGATATTAAACCTCTTCTAAAACTGGCCTGTACAGACACAAGTCTCAATGAAAGTTTGGTGTCAATTCTCACTGGCTTTGTTGCTCTTtgtacttttgttttgattattataTCTTATGTTTTTATTGGCAGCCATATTTTAAAGCTCAGCTCTTCTCAAAGTCGACAAAAAGCCATCTCCACTTGTAGTTCTCACTTAACTgttgtctttttatattttggaACTGCCTTTTGCACTTATCTCCGACCTGCAACCCAAGACTCCTTGGAGCAAGACAGAATGACTGCAGTGCTGTTCACAGTTATCACTCCAGCTTTAAATCCTCTTATTTATGCAATGAGAAACAAAGATGTCAAGGTTGCCCTTCGGAAGCtaaattttaaagattttttttaa
- the LOC134583132 gene encoding olfactory receptor 12D3-like, protein MESLNMTNVDEFHLLGITDIQQIQLFFFFIFLLFYIFILIGNTSIVYVVIMDSKLHTPMYFFLGNLSFLDIFYSTVTVPKMLAGLVVEDKVISFQGCITQLYFYHFLGSTEALLLTSMSYDRYVAICNPLHYYVLMGKAVCIQLALGCWLIGFLYSLTQTILISLLPFCNDNKVTHFHCDIKPLLKLACKDTHLHEKLVSIIFALVAVSTFFLILISYIFIGSHLSNIKSTQNRLKAFSTCTSHLTVVCLYIGTAMCTYLGPTTQNSLEKDRLGAILVTVITPALNPLIYTLRNKEVKRALRNGYFNGVSC, encoded by the coding sequence ATGGAAAGTTTAAATATGACAAACGTAGACGAGTTTCACCTTCTAGGAATCACTGATATCCAGCAGATCCAACTATtcttctttttcattttccttttattctatatatttattctaaTAGGGAACACCAGTATTGTGTATGTGGTGATCATGGATTCAAAACTTCATACACCCATGTACTTCTTTTTGGGTAACCTTTCTTTCCTGGACATCTTCTATTCAACCGTTACAGTCCCTAAGATGTTGGCTGGATTGGTGGTGGAAGACAAGGTGATATCCTTCCAAGGCTGTATCACTCAGCTCTATTTTTACCACTTTTTAGGGAGTACTGAAGCTCTGCTTCTCACTTCAATGTCTTATGATCGATATGTTGCTATTTGCAACCCATTACATTACTATGTCCTCATGGGAAAGGCAGTATGTATTCAGCTGGCATTGGGATGTTGGCTCATTGGCTTTTTATATTCACTAACCCAAACAATTCTGATATCTTTGTTGCCTTTCTGCAATGAtaacaaggtcacacattttcATTGTGACATAAAGCCACTCCTAAAATTGGCCTGCAAAGACACGCACCTCCATGAAAAACTTGTGTCCATCATTTTTGCTCTTGTAGCAGTTTCTACATTTTTCCTAATTCTCATATCCTACATCTTTATTGGTTCTCATCTGTCAAACATCAAATCCACTCAAAACAGACTCAAGGCATTTTCTACTTGCACTTCCCACTTGACTGTTGTCTGCCTGTACATCGGAACTGCCATGTGTACTTATTTAGGTCCAACAACCCAAAATTCCTTAGAGAAGGATAGACTAGGTGCTATCTTGGTCACAGTTATCACCCCCGCATTGAATCCACTTATTTATACATTAAGAAACAAGGAGGTAAAAAGAGCACTTCGAAATGGATATTTTAACGGGGTTTCATgttga